In the Carassius auratus strain Wakin unplaced genomic scaffold, ASM336829v1 scaf_tig00003761, whole genome shotgun sequence genome, ggagagaaaccgcACTTGTGTGATCACTGCGGGAAGAAGTTCACACGAAAAGAGAGCTTGAATGATCACATAAAGATCCACACAGGAGAAAACCTGCACACCTGTGaacagtgcgggaagagtttcaggAAGTCCAGGGCTTTCAAATTTCATCTGCTTCATCATTCTAGAGACAGGATCTAtaactgtgaccagtgcagtaaaagttTTTTTAGTCCAGATAACCTGAGGCACCACATAAAAACCCATAGAGAGGAGAGGCCTTACGTGTGTTATTTGTGTGCAAAGAGCTTTAAATATATGGATTGTTTTAAAAAACACCAGAAAAGACACAGCGGTGTGAAGGATCATACTTGCTCTGAGTGCGGAAAGACTTTCTTTACACTTTCTGCACTGAAACAGCACCAGACCGTTCACACCGGAGAAAAACCTTaccagtgttcacactgtgacaagagattccgTATTTTAAAAGACCTGAAAAGACATGGGAGTGTCCACTCTAGATAGAGTCATATCACCCCCAGTCCTGTGAAGAGTTTCACCTGAGTATCTACTCAGTCATACGAAGAAGACATGTTCAGATCTGGTGCTCTCAGGAGTCTTTGTAGCaaccttgcgtgtgtgtgtgtgtgtgcatggcttCAGGAGAGCAACCCCTTCATTTGTgttgtaacactaatgagcggatggtattcaaccatctgtcccatattaatgaatcctctatcacattctgcactcaaagaccagaacgtgagttaaaaaaacaaaaaaaacaaggaccttcgttttaCAGCATCTttcaacataactcaccaccctgggcgccgccacGGCGGCAACATCCTGGCGTCGATGAGAATTATAACACCTCGGAGACTGTCCAGAGATATCTGCGCGAGTCTCAAAGGAAAGACAAACACCCACCCTTTTCACTCACAGCgcgatcacacacatacacaaacaggcATGAGCATTTTTGGCTAGCACATGGGGCTTTTTCGataaaactacctctaaatgtattttaatgtctccttTTATGTGCTCAAATGTAGTTATGTGGCATAGTGGAATAGATAAATACTGTGTGTTTAATCAAACTTTATATGCATGTAGTTAGGAACAACTCTTATCTCTGTATACCTGATTTGCAAAATCATAGTTTTTGGTGTCTGTATAATTGTAAAAACCCCACTGTAACGAATCTTGTCGGAAAATTTAccaaaagatgcattgtttcagaggagCAATCTTGCTGAGTAAAAAGGTTTAATTTTgtcatcgccataaattagaTCAGTGGGCGGAAATCAGCAAACAAAGAATATTTTTCCCGCCTCAGTTTCTCACACTTCATTGGTTCATATGGAAAGATAGGTGTAA is a window encoding:
- the LOC113070323 gene encoding gastrula zinc finger protein XlCGF8.2DB-like isoform X1, with product MNAGVFSSPEDHTKIMNEAEAESYWITQEVIEEQIDLMEEINEMEEVIEEGKKHHDIETDETSLSPSWEPRPEICFICPQCGEIFTCEESLNLHTKFESGMKPYACDHCGKKFRNKRYLNKHKTTHTDEKPHSCDQCGKKFRRKESLNEHMKIHTGEKPHLCDHCGKKFTRKESLNDHIKIHTGENLHTCEQCGKSFRKSRAFKFHLLHHSRDRIYNCDQCSKSFFSPDNLRHHIKTHREERPYVCYLCAKSFKYMDCFKKHQKRHSGVKDHTCSECGKTFFTLSALKQHQTVHTGEKPYQCSHCDKRFRILKDLKRHGSVHSR
- the LOC113070323 gene encoding gastrula zinc finger protein XlCGF8.2DB-like isoform X2; translated protein: MEEINEMEEVIEEGKKHHDIETDETSLSPSWEPRPEICFICPQCGEIFTCEESLNLHTKFESGMKPYACDHCGKKFRNKRYLNKHKTTHTDEKPHSCDQCGKKFRRKESLNEHMKIHTGEKPHLCDHCGKKFTRKESLNDHIKIHTGENLHTCEQCGKSFRKSRAFKFHLLHHSRDRIYNCDQCSKSFFSPDNLRHHIKTHREERPYVCYLCAKSFKYMDCFKKHQKRHSGVKDHTCSECGKTFFTLSALKQHQTVHTGEKPYQCSHCDKRFRILKDLKRHGSVHSR